The Methylomicrobium lacus LW14 genome window below encodes:
- a CDS encoding REP-associated tyrosine transposase codes for MSRYRRADISGATYFFTVVTYRRRPTLCDAPVRGALRDAVKKVQSRHPFTIDAWVLLPDHLHTIWTLPAGDANYAMRWSLIKRRVSLACAEHYHRTNWMTASKIKHRESTFWQRRYWEHCITTESGYSRHRDYNAINPVKHGLVTQVRDWPYSTFHRDVERGIYPLDWGGASTMLDLPFGGEPS; via the coding sequence ATGTCACGTTATCGGCGCGCCGATATTTCGGGCGCAACTTATTTTTTCACGGTAGTGACCTATCGTCGTCGCCCGACTCTTTGCGATGCTCCGGTACGTGGGGCGTTGCGCGACGCCGTCAAAAAGGTACAATCGCGCCATCCCTTCACCATCGATGCTTGGGTTTTACTGCCAGACCATCTGCACACGATTTGGACATTGCCGGCGGGAGACGCCAATTATGCCATGCGATGGAGCTTGATCAAACGCCGGGTGTCTTTGGCCTGTGCTGAACATTATCATCGAACGAATTGGATGACGGCCTCCAAAATCAAACACCGCGAATCCACTTTTTGGCAACGGCGCTATTGGGAGCATTGCATTACCACGGAATCGGGTTATTCTCGTCATAGAGATTACAATGCCATTAATCCGGTTAAACATGGCTTGGTGACGCAAGTACGGGATTGGCCGTATTCTACCTTTCACCGCGATGTCGAGCGGGGTATTTATCCTCTGGATTGGGGCGGGGCGTCCACTATGCTTGATTTGCCATTTGGCGGCGAACCCTCTTAA
- a CDS encoding helix-turn-helix domain-containing protein has translation MARYLCLHQHFLELINRLYEASDISDMTCALFDGLRLVIPFHNAMFLSVDGGTFELQPGYGWNFAAEDINLYLEQYTPLDPFVTALPLPQRFNRAIRLSDLTSKAYLARTGFSDFQSRLPFQYALSVAAAWNRQPMAVLRLYRSMQGGDFKAEELDLLSKLAPHIAHALFLQKALLDEDVHLGTEIVVLAADGRIIFNSETARDIPPEVRNELILLDEEDGSLCLSNDSKFYRARVVAWRPPSLLTCFAKRAGTTSNRQRVEGALPSDGNGNDAFNSASRNLNIIAIEPFRRREDIASRLQYAGMSSREIEVALRVMSGCSNADIARALFIDEKTVKDHLSHIFQKIKVRSRTQLISQIVGLNFIWRSADKSSGSCEKTQAEDRP, from the coding sequence ATGGCACGTTATCTTTGCTTGCACCAGCATTTCTTGGAACTCATCAACCGTCTGTACGAGGCTTCGGACATTAGCGATATGACTTGCGCGCTGTTCGATGGCCTACGTCTCGTGATTCCCTTTCACAACGCCATGTTCCTCTCGGTCGATGGCGGCACTTTTGAATTGCAGCCAGGATACGGCTGGAATTTCGCAGCGGAAGATATCAATCTTTATCTGGAACAATACACCCCTTTAGATCCGTTTGTGACGGCGTTGCCATTGCCGCAGCGATTCAACCGGGCGATTCGCCTTTCGGACTTGACCTCCAAAGCTTATTTGGCTCGAACAGGGTTTAGCGACTTTCAGAGCCGCCTGCCTTTTCAGTATGCCTTGAGCGTAGCGGCTGCGTGGAACCGGCAACCGATGGCGGTGCTCAGGTTATACCGTAGCATGCAAGGAGGGGACTTCAAAGCAGAAGAACTCGATCTGTTGAGCAAATTGGCGCCTCACATTGCCCATGCCCTTTTTTTACAGAAAGCGTTGCTTGATGAGGATGTGCACCTTGGCACCGAGATAGTCGTGCTAGCCGCCGACGGGCGGATCATTTTCAACAGCGAAACCGCACGGGATATCCCGCCGGAGGTTCGAAATGAATTGATCCTACTGGATGAAGAGGATGGATCGCTGTGCCTCAGTAATGATTCGAAATTCTACCGAGCGCGTGTGGTCGCCTGGCGGCCTCCCAGTTTGCTCACCTGTTTTGCGAAACGCGCCGGAACAACATCAAATCGGCAAAGAGTCGAGGGCGCCTTGCCGTCTGACGGCAACGGCAATGACGCCTTCAATTCTGCAAGCCGAAATCTCAACATCATCGCAATCGAGCCCTTTCGTAGGCGCGAAGACATTGCCAGCCGGCTGCAATACGCCGGCATGTCGTCTCGGGAAATCGAGGTGGCCCTAAGAGTCATGTCAGGGTGTTCCAATGCCGATATTGCCCGCGCCCTGTTTATCGATGAGAAAACAGTAAAGGACCACTTAAGCCACATCTTCCAGAAAATCAAGGTACGCAGCCGAACGCAGTTGATCTCCCAAATAGTCGGGCTGAATTTCATATGGCGCAGCGCAGATAAGTCTTCAGGGAGTTGCGAGAAAACACAGGCAGAGGATCGCCCATAA